A region from the Populus trichocarpa isolate Nisqually-1 chromosome 18, P.trichocarpa_v4.1, whole genome shotgun sequence genome encodes:
- the LOC112325015 gene encoding uncharacterized protein LOC112325015, with product MMETNHDSSSTNTIGFCLLPSEIIQNILLHLALPEIICLKSLNRFVADVISDKYFVRAYNSQARSTAWLFVYKKRWNRDALLHGFNDQSNRWFSFQIDSLLNPIIRPGDDIYFLTASCNVFLFVSNTRGEVIALNLVTKAVKTIPPSPLGPRGTSSWRRSGMKLVITGSDQFQFLFVDLVRNSPVLFVYSSQTDTWQSTEAREGLAGMPRVCPKEDDHVFLNVIDGPYESMVTAVGLERDAHNNYAPIVLRPRFNRRPSDGLNLLQVYGDGSMLVIKSSGCGDDDGNTGVRMLNDIELWGGLRLNGSWHNWEYISKVPCKIKEQIRKPYRAMRGCLERRDGIIRAVLLSNYDGLWDIIWLSYDMGRSLWAWLPLPDCKMKGLNMAGIAFSSGLTLS from the coding sequence ATGATGGAAACTAATCATGACAGTTCTTCAACAAATACCATTGGATTTTgcctccttccttcagagatcATCCAGAACATACTCCTCCATCTAGCCTTGCCCGAAATCATTTGTCTAAAGTCACTCAACAGATTCGTTGCCGATGTAATCTCCGATAAGTATTTTGTACGTGCGTATAACTCTCAGGCAAGGTCCACCGCATGGCTCTTCGTCTACAAGAAGAGGTGGAACCGTGACGCCTTGCTTCATGGCTTCAACGACCAGTCTAATCGCTGGTTCAGCTTTCAGATTGACAGTTTATTGAACCCCATAATCCGTCCAGGTGATGATATCTATTTTCTGACGGCTAGTTGCAAcgtctttctttttgtttccaaCACTCGCGGGGAAGTTATTGCCCTTAATTTGGTTACTAAAGCTGTGAAAACAATCCCTCCAAGCCCACTTGGTCCACGTGGCACGTCTTCCTGGCGAAGATCCGGAATGAAATTGGTTATCACCGGGTCCGATCAATTTCAGTTTCTTTTTGTGGATTTGGTGCGCAACTCCCCGGTTTTGTTTGTGTACTCCTCGCAAACTGACACCTGGCAGTCAACTGAAGCCAGGGAGGGTCTAGCCGGAATGCCACGTGTCTGTCCGAAAGAGGATGACCACGTATTTCTCAATGTGATCGACGGACCCTATGAAAGCATGGTGACAGCCGTTGGATTGGAGCGTGATGCTCATAATAATTATGCACCAATTGTTCTACGGCCGAGATTCAATCGGAGACCGAGTGATGGACTGAACCTGTTACAGGTGTACGGTGACGGGAGCATGCTGGTCATAAAATCCAGCGGCTGTGGTGATGATGACGGGAATACAGGAGTGAGGATGCTAAATGACATAGAATTATGGGGGGGCTTGCGCTTGAATGGAAGCTGGCATAACTGGGAGTATATCTCAAAGGTTCCCTGCAAGATAAAGGAGCAGATTCGGAAACCATATCGAGCTATGAGAGGATGCTTAGAAAGACGAGATGGGATTATTAGGGCTGTTTTGCTGTCTAACTATGATGGCTTATGGGACATAATTTGGCTATCTTATGATATGGGGAGGAGTCTTTGGGCTTGGCTCCCTCTGCCTGATTGCAAGATGAAGGGTCTGAATATGGCCGGCATTGCCTTCTCCTCCGGCCTTACCTTGTCATGA